The Streptomyces achromogenes genome window below encodes:
- a CDS encoding caspase family protein: MDQSRHALIVANDRYDDQGLRQLRSPAQDALALAEVLGDPQVGDFDVEVLRNEPVHAIRRVVERFFSEGGRDDTLMLHFSCHGLKSESGSLYFAARDTEPRLLEATAVSAQFVRHCMSRTRARRTVLFLDCCYGGAFSRGASGVRASEDVHVLESFGGEQAGGRGWAVITASNSMEYAFEGADLAEGSAPRPSVFTHAVVEGLTTGEADLDADGKVSLDELYDYVFDHVRRQNPNQTPGRTVDMQGDLYLAHSRRRRIVPRPLPQALRRAVEDPDFYTRLGALAELRARMQDTDLSVALGARQALAEMAQNDIRIVSDEARRALAESELRPDPDSLDFGRVPLNSVAPHRPVRLLGPPLARDCGPQPARPGQDWLRAAETPEGLDVSIDTATAGRRSGELRLKGAVGEAVVRVEAEVVPEPAGTTTPPRPPSPPSSVPSSPPPPPPSRPRPPSPTQTAGPAGGPRHTASAGGGAAGRRGRGRPQGGATVGMPRPAAAGTPARDAPPERSLRAPGLAAAALALALVSVATVAWAAVRAGSAAEERVATGDSIDLSEHVHDFGVLPPLIAALITAVAALVLCAYARHELASGVRRPTPWASGTARSLAWTAMFLSVASLALGALMAIAYPITNHFW, encoded by the coding sequence ATGGACCAGTCCCGCCACGCGCTCATCGTCGCCAACGACCGGTACGACGACCAGGGCCTCAGGCAGTTGCGTTCACCGGCGCAGGACGCCCTCGCCCTCGCGGAGGTTCTCGGCGATCCACAGGTGGGCGATTTCGACGTGGAAGTGTTGAGAAATGAACCGGTGCATGCGATCAGACGGGTCGTCGAGCGCTTTTTCTCCGAGGGCGGACGCGACGACACACTGATGCTGCATTTCTCCTGTCACGGTCTGAAAAGCGAATCGGGGTCGCTCTATTTCGCGGCCCGCGACACCGAACCGCGACTGCTGGAGGCCACCGCCGTCTCGGCCCAGTTCGTCCGCCACTGCATGTCCCGCACCCGGGCCCGCCGCACCGTGCTGTTCCTGGACTGCTGCTACGGCGGCGCCTTCTCCCGGGGCGCGTCCGGGGTCCGCGCCTCGGAGGACGTCCACGTCCTGGAGTCCTTCGGCGGCGAGCAGGCCGGCGGCCGGGGATGGGCCGTCATCACGGCCTCCAACTCCATGGAGTACGCCTTCGAGGGCGCCGACCTGGCCGAGGGCTCCGCGCCGCGTCCGTCGGTGTTCACCCACGCCGTGGTGGAGGGCCTGACCACCGGTGAGGCCGACCTCGACGCGGACGGCAAGGTCTCCCTGGACGAGCTGTACGACTACGTCTTCGACCACGTACGCCGGCAGAACCCGAACCAGACGCCGGGCCGCACCGTCGACATGCAGGGCGACCTGTACCTCGCCCACAGCCGCCGTCGGCGCATCGTGCCCCGGCCGCTGCCGCAGGCCCTGCGCCGCGCGGTGGAGGACCCCGACTTCTACACCCGCCTCGGCGCACTGGCGGAGCTGCGCGCCCGGATGCAGGACACGGATCTCTCCGTCGCACTGGGGGCGCGACAGGCCCTGGCGGAGATGGCGCAGAACGACATCAGGATCGTCTCGGACGAGGCGCGGCGCGCCCTCGCCGAGTCGGAACTGCGGCCCGACCCGGACAGCCTGGACTTCGGCCGGGTGCCGCTGAACTCGGTCGCGCCGCACCGGCCGGTACGTCTGCTCGGGCCTCCGCTGGCGCGGGACTGCGGTCCGCAGCCCGCCCGGCCGGGGCAGGACTGGCTGCGGGCCGCGGAGACGCCCGAGGGGCTGGACGTCAGCATCGACACGGCCACGGCGGGGCGGCGGAGCGGGGAGCTGCGGCTCAAGGGGGCTGTCGGCGAGGCCGTGGTGCGCGTCGAGGCGGAGGTGGTGCCGGAGCCGGCCGGGACGACTACGCCGCCCCGGCCGCCGTCCCCTCCCTCGTCGGTGCCGTCCTCGCCGCCTCCGCCGCCCCCATCGCGTCCCCGTCCGCCTTCCCCGACGCAGACGGCGGGTCCGGCGGGTGGGCCGAGGCACACGGCGTCCGCCGGAGGCGGGGCGGCGGGCCGTCGTGGCCGGGGCCGTCCGCAGGGCGGGGCCACCGTGGGGATGCCCCGCCCCGCCGCGGCGGGGACGCCGGCCCGCGACGCGCCCCCGGAAAGGTCGCTGCGCGCCCCGGGCCTCGCGGCGGCCGCGCTGGCCCTCGCCCTGGTTTCGGTCGCCACCGTCGCCTGGGCCGCCGTCCGTGCCGGCAGCGCCGCGGAGGAGCGGGTGGCGACGGGGGACTCGATCGACCTCTCCGAGCACGTCCACGACTTCGGCGTCCTGCCCCCGCTCATCGCGGCTCTGATCACCGCGGTGGCGGCACTCGTCCTCTGCGCCTACGCCCGGCACGAACTGGCCTCCGGCGTCCGCCGCCCCACGCCGTGGGCGTCGGGCACCGCGCGATCGCTGGCCTGGACGGCGATGTTCCTGTCCGTCGCGTCACTGGCCCTGGGCGCGCTCATGGCAATCGCCTACCCGATCACGAACCACTTCTGGTGA
- a CDS encoding zf-HC2 domain-containing protein, which translates to MRSLERHRDVGAYALGVLDEAEAFRFEDHLMECPQCAAQVTEFGPTARQMMLYRRATPRAVHPFAGPGPQLLDRLLAEVAARHRAVRRRVLYAVAASVVVALAGPVIAMMAGGGGGDDGANAVRLTATDEKSGVWAQVTAEDEEWGSHVRLEVKDGAGPRSCRLIAVGRDGSEQTVTSWNVPLHDARPNTMQGAAAWHLDEIARYELRTSGGEHLVTLPAR; encoded by the coding sequence ATGAGGTCCCTGGAAAGGCATCGCGACGTCGGCGCGTACGCGCTCGGCGTGCTGGACGAAGCAGAGGCTTTCCGCTTCGAGGACCACCTCATGGAGTGTCCTCAGTGTGCGGCACAGGTCACCGAGTTCGGACCCACCGCGCGGCAGATGATGCTCTACCGGCGTGCCACCCCGCGCGCCGTGCACCCCTTCGCCGGGCCCGGCCCGCAGCTGCTGGACCGGCTGCTCGCCGAGGTGGCGGCCCGGCACCGGGCGGTGCGCCGGCGCGTGCTGTACGCCGTGGCCGCCTCCGTGGTGGTGGCCCTCGCCGGTCCCGTGATCGCGATGATGGCGGGCGGCGGCGGTGGCGACGACGGCGCGAACGCCGTGCGGCTCACCGCGACGGACGAGAAGTCCGGGGTGTGGGCCCAGGTCACCGCAGAGGACGAGGAATGGGGCAGCCATGTGCGGCTGGAGGTCAAGGACGGCGCGGGCCCGCGTTCCTGCCGCCTGATCGCCGTGGGCCGCGACGGCTCCGAGCAGACCGTCACCAGCTGGAACGTCCCCCTGCACGACGCCCGCCCCAACACCATGCAGGGCGCGGCGGCCTGGCACCTCGACGAGATCGCCCGCTACGAACTGCGCACGTCGGGCGGCGAGCACCTGGTGACGCTCCCCGCACGGTGA
- a CDS encoding sigma-70 family RNA polymerase sigma factor — MTATAALNTRTTTAEHELAALQREHGRPLFALLLRLCDGDRQRAEDLVQETLVRAWQHPEALRADAFDSVRPWLLTVGRRLAIDARRARQARPAEVGDAVLENAPVCADHAERAVATLDVREAVKTLTPEHREVLVLVYFRGASVAEAAETLGIPPGTVKSRAYYALRALRRVLPGYAADLH, encoded by the coding sequence ATGACCGCAACCGCCGCCCTCAACACCCGGACGACGACCGCCGAACACGAGCTCGCCGCGCTCCAGCGCGAGCACGGCCGGCCGCTCTTCGCGCTGCTGCTGCGGCTGTGCGACGGCGACCGCCAGCGCGCCGAGGACCTGGTCCAGGAGACTCTGGTCCGCGCCTGGCAGCACCCCGAGGCACTGCGCGCCGACGCCTTCGACTCCGTGCGGCCCTGGCTGCTCACCGTCGGCCGGCGGCTCGCGATCGACGCTCGGCGGGCCCGCCAGGCCCGGCCCGCCGAGGTCGGCGACGCGGTGCTGGAGAACGCGCCGGTCTGCGCCGACCACGCCGAGCGGGCGGTCGCGACCCTCGATGTGCGCGAGGCTGTGAAGACTCTCACTCCGGAGCACCGTGAAGTCCTGGTGCTGGTGTATTTCCGCGGGGCGAGTGTGGCGGAAGCCGCCGAAACGCTCGGCATTCCGCCCGGTACCGTGAAGTCCCGCGCGTACTACGCGCTGCGCGCCCTGCGCCGGGTGCTTCCGGGATACGCGGCCGACCTGCACTGA